AAAAAAAGCACAGGATTACTTCCACGTAAATATAGAGAATTTACATTAGGAAAAACTAACTAATTCAATTCATCGAAATAAATACAACTTAATAATTATCAAAAAAAGCCTTTATATCTATTTCAATAGAATTAAGGCTTTTTTCAAGTACATTAAATTAATCGTCATACAAAAATCATTTCCAATATGCATAATCATCACATATATTAAATTAGATTTAAATCTATATGAATGCTAACATTCAGCTTTAACTAACTTTACGATATTATTATCTTTTATATTTTTATTTAGAGCAATGAACTCTTTAGAAACCAAAAAGCAACTTAAGATTATAGTGAGTAGGTCTCCAAGTGGCATAGCAAGCCAAGCCCCTGTTTCACCTATGATCTGTGGTAATATTAATACTATTGGTATAAAAAACAATATCTGTCTACCCATGACTAACATTGCCGCTTTGCTTCCTTTTCCAATACCTTGGAAGAAAACTATGGACATGGACATTATGCCATATAGAATAAATATCATAAGGAATATTCTAAACCTACCTATACCTAGTTGTGCTAATGCCGGATCAGTTATAAACCAACTCAATATGGTTTTAGGGAAAATCATGAATAAAAGCCATAACCCACCAGCAACACCAGTTGATATCTTAGTGTATGTTAAGTAAGCCTTTTTCACTCTTAAATACTGTTTGGCACCATAATTAGCTCCTATTATAGGCTGTACCCCTTGAGCTATTCCCCATAAAGTTATAAAAGCAAACATCATTACTCTATAAGATGCACCCATAATATTTACACTATCATTTCCTCCTTTGCTGGATAATACCTTAAACATTATTGACATCTGGATTGCAGGCATTATCTGCATCACCATTCCTGAAAATCCAACATTCAATATCTTAGGCATAATATCAAATGACATCCTGAAACTTTTCCTTGATATTTTTATGATACTTTTTCCTGATTTAAAATATATGACGTCCCCTACTGCAACACAAAATTGAGCAATGATTGTAGCTAATGCAGCACCTTCTATTCCCATTCCAAATACTTTTATAAGTATTGGATCCAGAATAATATTAATAAGTGTTCCAGAAATAATTATTTTCATTGCAACTTTCATTCTTCCTTCTCCACGGATAAGGAAATTAAGTGCAGGTCCTAATGCTGAAAAAATGAATCCCAAAGATATTATTTTTAAATATCTTGTTCCTAACAATAATATATCATCAGTAGCACCTACAAAACTAAGAATTGGTGAAGCAAAATTATAGATTATAAAAGTTAGGGATATTGACAATATAGAAACACCGAACAATACATTTCCAAAAAGTTTATCTATAGTTTTCTGGTCTTTTTCTCCCATAGCTCTTGATAATACAGACATAGCTCCCATAGCCAATAACATTGATACAGCAGTATTTAGTAATACTACATTATATGCTAGAACGATAGCCCCAACTCCATCTGAAGAAACGAACTGACCTACAAATATAGCATCAACCATATTATATAATCCTACTGCTAACATACCAATCATGGCAGGTATTGCAAGTTTAATAAATAATTTCCCCATACTTAATTCCAATAAATCTTTTCTACTATTCATAAATAAACTCCTTTCTATTTCATTAATATGTTATTTATATCCCCATTCCTCCTTATATTAAATATGTACTTGTAATTGATAATGATATTTATTATCAATAAAATTATAGGACTAATATTTATTAAAGTCAATAACTATATATAAAAAATTCTTAATTATTTATAACTTATTATGTGAATGAGCTTACTACAGGACATGAATAGCGAATAAAATATTTCTATTAGAACAAAAGAGGAGTAGGATTTTCCTATAAGATTAAGAAGGCTCTGTTAAAATAGAGCATCCTATCTTAACAGAGTCTTATATGCTTATATTTAATTATTAACTATTACAGGTGGAAAAGTTGAGTTATTAACTTACTTCTTCCATCTTTTTAGAGTTGGAAAGAATTCATTCATAATCTTTCTGGCACCATCTTCACTCATATTTTTATTATTCTTAATCATATGAGGAACACAATAGTCAATC
The sequence above is a segment of the Vallitalea longa genome. Coding sequences within it:
- a CDS encoding MATE family efflux transporter, with the translated sequence MNSRKDLLELSMGKLFIKLAIPAMIGMLAVGLYNMVDAIFVGQFVSSDGVGAIVLAYNVVLLNTAVSMLLAMGAMSVLSRAMGEKDQKTIDKLFGNVLFGVSILSISLTFIIYNFASPILSFVGATDDILLLGTRYLKIISLGFIFSALGPALNFLIRGEGRMKVAMKIIISGTLINIILDPILIKVFGMGIEGAALATIIAQFCVAVGDVIYFKSGKSIIKISRKSFRMSFDIMPKILNVGFSGMVMQIMPAIQMSIMFKVLSSKGGNDSVNIMGASYRVMMFAFITLWGIAQGVQPIIGANYGAKQYLRVKKAYLTYTKISTGVAGGLWLLFMIFPKTILSWFITDPALAQLGIGRFRIFLMIFILYGIMSMSIVFFQGIGKGSKAAMLVMGRQILFFIPIVLILPQIIGETGAWLAMPLGDLLTIILSCFLVSKEFIALNKNIKDNNIVKLVKAEC